The Alistipes finegoldii DSM 17242 DNA segment TTCGGCGGTGGTGAGCTGTACGTTCTCCTATCAGGGTGCGGAGCCTGTTTCCGAGGTCTATTTCCTCTACGGGACGGGCGGCGTTTCGAAACGCGAAGCCGTGAGTGCGCAGCCCGGCGCGAAGAGCGTCCGGCTTTCGGGGCTGGACGCTTCGACGGACTATACGTTCCGTTTGTGCGTCGCTGCGGGCGGAAAGACCTATGAGAGCGGAGAGGCGGCCTTTACGACCGATGCGGGCGACGGGCCCGGACCCGGTCCGAATCCGGGGCTGACGAAGTTTTCGGGCTGGCCCGAACTGCCCGTCGAGGTGAAGAACGGCGATTACCATTACGCCTACCATACGATCAGCGACTTCAAGGTCGGAAACTACAACGCCCGCAACTACACGGTATGTTACAGCGCCGAGAATCACGGTCCCGTATGGGTGGCCGCGCCGCTGCACAACTGTTATGTGACCAAGAGCGGGAACCGCAGCTACAGTCAGGATCCGGATGTTCCGGCGGGCATACAGCCGGCGTCGAAGTCCCTCGCCGATCCCTACAACAAGGGCCACATGCTGGGCAACCGCGAACGTTCGAGAACGGCCGTCATGCGCAGGCAGGTCTGCTATTACACCAATATCGCGCCCCAGCACAGCGGGACCTTCAATACGGGCGGCGGCGCGTGGAACAACCTCGAAGACGTGATCGACAAGTATTGGGACGCGACCAAGAATTCCAGTGTCGGCGATACGCTTTATGTGGTCGTCGGGGCTTACTACAAGACGTGGACCGACTCGTACGGCAATACGGCTTCGCCCAAGAAGGCCGCCTTCGGCGGTCAGCAGGCGGGCGTTCCGACCATGTTCTACTACGCCATGCTGCGGACGAAGAACGCCAAGTCCGGCAAATCGGTGCTGCACTGTTCGCGCGAGGAGTTGCAGTGCGCGGCCTTCGTGATGAGCCACGCCATGCAGAAGGGGCACAAACCCTCGCGCAGCGATATGCGCAGCGTCGCGGAGGTCGAGCGGCTGAGCGGGTTCCAGTTCTTTACCAACGTGCCCAATGCGCCCAAGGATACCTATAACCCTTCGGACTGGGGATTGTAGCGATGTATGCGTGGGGCGATAACAGGCGGTTCAACTCCTATTCGGGGTATTTTCGCCGCATGTTCGGCTGCCGCGTGCAGAAACTGTCGGTGGACGCCGGGTTCACGTGTCCCAACCGGGACGGAACGATAAGCGGGGGAGGATGTACGTTCTGCAACAACGGGGCGTTCACTCCCTCGTACTGCGTGCCGGCCAAGGGGGTGCGGCGGCAGATCGAGGAGGGGATCGAGTTCCACCGCAGGCGTTACCGCACGGCGTCGAAGTATCTGGTCTACTTCCAGTCGTTTTCGAACACCTATGCGCCGCTGGAGCGGCTGAAGGAGGTGTACGGCGAGGCGCTGGCGCATCCCGACGTGGCGGGCATCGTCGTCGGCACGCGGCCCGACTGCGTGGACGCCGAAAAGCTGGACTATTTCGCGGAGCTGGCGCGCGGGAGGTACGTGGCCGTCGAGTACGGCATCGAATCGACCCGCGACGAGACGCTGCGGGCGGTGAACCGCGGGCATGACTTCGCCTGCGCGCGCCGCGCCGTGGAGATGACCGCCGCGCGGGGGCTGCACGTCGGGGCGCACTTTATCCTCGGACTGCCGGGCGAGACGGACGCGATGCTGCTGGAGCAGGTCGCGGCGATCAATTCGCTGCCGCTCACGACGCTGAAATTCCATCAGCTGCAGCTCTTCCGCGGCACGGCGATGGCCGCCGAATACGACGCCGACCCCGGCCGCTTCCGCTTCTGGGAGATCGGCGAGTACATCGACCTTTTTGTCGAGGTGCTGCGCCGCCTGCGGCCCGATCTGGTCGTCGAACGGTTCGCGAGCGAGGCGCCGCCCCGCTACCATTACGGCCGCAACTGGGGGCTGGTGCGCAACGAACAGCTGCTGGCGATGCTCGAAAAAAGATTGGAGGAACGAAATGCGTATCAAGGCGAAATTTTTGTACCTTTACAGTCGCTGCGATAGGTTCGAACTTGCTTTTGCCCTCAGTTTGCACTATCTTTGCCTTTGCAATTGCTAATATTTCCGTACCGAAATGAAACCCATCATTAAGGAGCTGATGCTGAAGCCCGTCAAGGAGTATTTCCTGATGACGGTCGGCATGATCATGTACTCTTTCGCGTGGATCGGCTGCATCCTGCCCGCCAAAGGCGTCGGCGGAGGGGCCGCGGGTCTGTCGCTCGTGTTGTGCCATGCCGTCGAGGAGTGGCTCGGCGTCTCGATTCAGATCGGTACGATGGTATTCATCATCAACGGAATACTGCTGCTGATCGCGGGATTCATCATCGGCTGGAACTTCGGCGTGAAGACCGTCTACTGCGTCGTGGTGATCTCGCTGGGGATGAACTTCTGGCAGTCGGTGCTGCCGGAGGGCGACTTCCTCCACCTCGAACGTATTCTGTCGGTGATCCTCGGCGGCATACTGGCCGGCATGGGCGTGGCGATGTGCTTCGCGCAGGGCGGCTCGACGGGCGGCACGGACATCGCCGCGATGATCATCAACAAGTACCGCACGATCAGCTACGGCAAGATCGTCATCTACTCGGATTTCGTCATCATCGGATCGTCGATGCTCGTGGGATTCCATATCGACACGGTGATCTACGGCTATGTGATGACGGCGGTCTTCGGCTATACGGTCGATATGATCATGGCCGGGAACCAGCAGTCGAGTCAGGTCTTCATCGTGACGCACGACTATGAGAAGATGGCGGAGGCCATCGTCGAGAATATCCACCGCGGCGTGACGCTCATCGACTCGCAGGGGTGGTACACCAAGAAGCAGTCGAAAATCGTCATGGTGGTATGCCGCAAGCGCGAGACCGCGATGATCCTGAAATTCGTCAAGACGATAGATCCCGACGCCTTTATGACCGTGGGGTCGGTGATGGGCGTTTACGGCAAGGGATTTCAGGCGCTCAACAAACTCTGATGCCCCTCTATGCCGACATAGTACTGCCGCTGGCGCAGCCCGCCTATACGTTCGCCGTGCCCGAAGGGATGCACGTGGCGGAGGGGACGGCGGTAGCCGTGCAGTTCGGGCCCCGCAAATTCTATACGGGCGTCGTTTGGCGGGTGCATGACCGCCGTCCGCCGTTCAGGACAATCAAATCCATACAGCGCGTGCTGTACGACGCGCCCCTGCTCTCGGCGCAGCAAAAGGCGCTCTGGGAGTGGATCGCCGCGTACTACATGTGTTCGGCGGGCGAGGTGATGCGCGTGGCGCTGCCGTCGCTGATGAAGCCTTCGGGCGATACCGAGGAGGAGTTCGCCGAAGACGAGTTCCGCCCCCGCACGGAGTGCTACGTGGCGCTGGCGCGGGAGCTGCACGACGAAGGGCGCCTGCACGAGGTCTTCGAGAAGCTCGGACGGCGCGCGCCCAAGCAGTACGAAGCCCTGCTGGAGATCGCGTCGGCGGGGGACGAGACCCGGATTTCGACGGGCGAGGTGGCCCGCCGCCTGCTGCGGGCCGACTATGCCGTGCTGCATGCGCTGGAGCGCAAGGGGCATATCGTCTGCACGGAGCGCGAACGCACCGTCGAGCGGGGCGGCTCGGCGTTCCGGCTGCCCGAACTGACCGCGCCGCAGCGCGAAGCGCTCGGTTCGCTGCGGGAGCAGTTCGCCGAAAAGCCTGCGGCGCTGCTGCACGGCGTGACGGGGTCGGGGAAGACCGAAATTTACATACACCTGATCGCCGAAACGCTGGCGCGGGGCGGCGACGTGCTGCTGCTCGTGCCCGAAATCGCCCTGACGGCGCAGCTGATCGGGCGCATGGAGCGCATCTTCGGCAGCCGCGTGACCCCCTATCATTCGAAACTTACGAACCGCCGCCGCACGGAGACCTACCTGCGGCTGAACCGCTCCCAAGGGGGCGAGTTCGTCGTTGGCGTGCGGTCGTCGATATTTCTGCCGCTCAGGCATCTGCAGCTGATAATCGTGGACGAGGAGCACGACGCCAGCTACAAGCAGGCCGATCCCGCGCCCCGCTACAACGCCCGCGACTGCGCCGTGGTGATGGCCCGCCTGTGGGGCGGCCGCACGCTGCTGGGAAGCGCCACGCCGTCGCTCGAAACGTGGCTCAACGCCGAGGGCGGGAAGTACGGCCGCGCCGTGCTGGCGGAGCGTTACGGCGACGCCCGGCCGCCCGAAATATTCGTTTCGGATACGATCCGCGCCGCCAAGCGCGGCGAGCGGCATGCGCATTTCAACAAACTGCTGCTGGACAAGATGGAAGAGACGCTGGGGCGGGGCGAGCAGGTGATGCTGTTCCAGAACCGCCGCGGATTCTCGCCCTACGTCGAGTGTTCTCAGTGCGGGTGGACGGCCCGCTGTCCGCACTGCAACGTGACGCTGACCTACCACAAGGGCGGCGCCAGACTCGTCTGCCACTACTGCGGTTACACGGTCCCGGTGCCGGCGAAGTGCCCTTCGTGCGAGGTGACGGAGGTGCTGCCGCGGGGATTCGGCACGGAGAAGGTCGAGGAGGAGATCGCCCGGCTCTTCCCCGAAGCCCGCGTCGCCCGGCTGGACCGCGACAGCGTGACCTCCGAGCGGGCGTTCAACGCCATAATCTCCGATTTCGAAGCCCGCAAGACCGATATTCTGGTCGGGACGCAGATGATTACGAAGGGATTCGACTTCGGCGGCGTGTCGCTGGTGGGGATTCTCAATGCCGACAACCTGCTGAACAACCCCGATTTCAGGGCTGCGGAGCGGGCCTTTCAGCTCATGCTGCAGGTCGCCGGACGCGCCGGACGCCGCTCGGACGGCGGCGAGGTGGTGATTCAGACCTCCGAGCCGGGGCATCCCGTGATCCGGCAGGTCGTGGCGGGCGATTTCGCCGGGATGGCCCGCATGCAGCTCTCCGAACGCGAAGCGTTCTTCTATCCGCCCTATGCGCGGCTGACCTCGCTGACGCTGCGCCACCGCGACGTCGCGCTGCTGCGCCGCGGCGTCACGGAGCTGGCGGCGCGCCTGCGCGTCAGGTTCGGCCGCCGCGTGCTGGGGCCGATGACGCCCCCGGTGGACCGCATCCGCGGCGAGTATCTCGCGGGTCTGTTGCTCAAGATCGAAAGCGGCGCTTCGTCGGCCAAGGCCCGCGCACTGCTGGCCGCCGAGCTGAAGGCGTTCGCCGAAAATCCCGAATTCAAAACGATCACCTTCATCTGCAATGTCGATCCTCAGTGACCTGCTGCGCGACGTCGCGGCGCTTTTCTTTCCGCCGCGCTGCCCCGTCTGCGGCGTCCCGCTCGCGCAGGGCGAACGCACGGTGTGCACGCTGTGCCGCACGACGGCGCCCCTGACGGGGTTCTGGCTTGAGGCGGACAATCCCCTGCTGGCGAAGTGCCGGGACATGCTGCCCGTCGAGCGGGCTTCGGGTTTTCTCTACTACATTCACGGAAGCGGGTGGCGGGAGCTGATCCGCGGATTCAAATACCGCGGAGCGTGGCGCACGGCCCGCGCGATGGGCGAGTGGTACGGACGCTGTCTGAAGGAGAGCGGGCTGTACGACGGGG contains these protein-coding regions:
- a CDS encoding DNA/RNA non-specific endonuclease, translated to MKRLLTVLLAGISAGFASCGDDGAEKGDTWFLKPEAVVSGTTAEISCRTKFADGVLTESGAGFVYTRIGAADGYFDAEPVEVSGNALSCHLSDLEPETDYLVYAYLELGGAGRMQSESVSFRTGKGSDPGNAPAFGQPAYSEVTSSSAVVSCTFSYQGAEPVSEVYFLYGTGGVSKREAVSAQPGAKSVRLSGLDASTDYTFRLCVAAGGKTYESGEAAFTTDAGDGPGPGPNPGLTKFSGWPELPVEVKNGDYHYAYHTISDFKVGNYNARNYTVCYSAENHGPVWVAAPLHNCYVTKSGNRSYSQDPDVPAGIQPASKSLADPYNKGHMLGNRERSRTAVMRRQVCYYTNIAPQHSGTFNTGGGAWNNLEDVIDKYWDATKNSSVGDTLYVVVGAYYKTWTDSYGNTASPKKAAFGGQQAGVPTMFYYAMLRTKNAKSGKSVLHCSREELQCAAFVMSHAMQKGHKPSRSDMRSVAEVERLSGFQFFTNVPNAPKDTYNPSDWGL
- a CDS encoding TIGR01212 family radical SAM protein (This family includes YhcC from E. coli K-12, an uncharacterized radical SAM protein.) is translated as MYAWGDNRRFNSYSGYFRRMFGCRVQKLSVDAGFTCPNRDGTISGGGCTFCNNGAFTPSYCVPAKGVRRQIEEGIEFHRRRYRTASKYLVYFQSFSNTYAPLERLKEVYGEALAHPDVAGIVVGTRPDCVDAEKLDYFAELARGRYVAVEYGIESTRDETLRAVNRGHDFACARRAVEMTAARGLHVGAHFILGLPGETDAMLLEQVAAINSLPLTTLKFHQLQLFRGTAMAAEYDADPGRFRFWEIGEYIDLFVEVLRRLRPDLVVERFASEAPPRYHYGRNWGLVRNEQLLAMLEKRLEERNAYQGEIFVPLQSLR
- a CDS encoding YitT family protein — encoded protein: MKPIIKELMLKPVKEYFLMTVGMIMYSFAWIGCILPAKGVGGGAAGLSLVLCHAVEEWLGVSIQIGTMVFIINGILLLIAGFIIGWNFGVKTVYCVVVISLGMNFWQSVLPEGDFLHLERILSVILGGILAGMGVAMCFAQGGSTGGTDIAAMIINKYRTISYGKIVIYSDFVIIGSSMLVGFHIDTVIYGYVMTAVFGYTVDMIMAGNQQSSQVFIVTHDYEKMAEAIVENIHRGVTLIDSQGWYTKKQSKIVMVVCRKRETAMILKFVKTIDPDAFMTVGSVMGVYGKGFQALNKL
- the priA gene encoding replication restart helicase PriA produces the protein MPLYADIVLPLAQPAYTFAVPEGMHVAEGTAVAVQFGPRKFYTGVVWRVHDRRPPFRTIKSIQRVLYDAPLLSAQQKALWEWIAAYYMCSAGEVMRVALPSLMKPSGDTEEEFAEDEFRPRTECYVALARELHDEGRLHEVFEKLGRRAPKQYEALLEIASAGDETRISTGEVARRLLRADYAVLHALERKGHIVCTERERTVERGGSAFRLPELTAPQREALGSLREQFAEKPAALLHGVTGSGKTEIYIHLIAETLARGGDVLLLVPEIALTAQLIGRMERIFGSRVTPYHSKLTNRRRTETYLRLNRSQGGEFVVGVRSSIFLPLRHLQLIIVDEEHDASYKQADPAPRYNARDCAVVMARLWGGRTLLGSATPSLETWLNAEGGKYGRAVLAERYGDARPPEIFVSDTIRAAKRGERHAHFNKLLLDKMEETLGRGEQVMLFQNRRGFSPYVECSQCGWTARCPHCNVTLTYHKGGARLVCHYCGYTVPVPAKCPSCEVTEVLPRGFGTEKVEEEIARLFPEARVARLDRDSVTSERAFNAIISDFEARKTDILVGTQMITKGFDFGGVSLVGILNADNLLNNPDFRAAERAFQLMLQVAGRAGRRSDGGEVVIQTSEPGHPVIRQVVAGDFAGMARMQLSEREAFFYPPYARLTSLTLRHRDVALLRRGVTELAARLRVRFGRRVLGPMTPPVDRIRGEYLAGLLLKIESGASSAKARALLAAELKAFAENPEFKTITFICNVDPQ